A region from the Eptesicus fuscus isolate TK198812 chromosome 1, DD_ASM_mEF_20220401, whole genome shotgun sequence genome encodes:
- the MED12 gene encoding mediator of RNA polymerase II transcription subunit 12 isoform X2, whose protein sequence is MAAFGILSYEHRPLKRPRLGPPDVYPQDPKQKEDELTALNVKQGFNNQPAVSGDEHGSAKNVNFNPSKISSNFSSIIAEKLRCNTLPDTGRRKPQVNQKDNFWLVTPRSQSAINTWFTDLAGTKPLTQLAKKVPIFGKKDEVFGYLAKYTVPVMRAAWLIKMTCAYYAAINETKVKKRNIIDPFMEWTQIITKYLWEQLQKMAEYYRPGPAGSGGCGSTIGPLPHDVELAIRQWDYNEKLAMFMFQDGMLDRHEFLTWVLECFEKIRPGEDELLKLLLPLLLRYSGEFVQSAYLSRRLAYFCTRRLALQLDGMSSHSAHVMSTQSTSTLPTTPAPQPPTSSTTSIPFSDLLMCPQHRPLVFGLSCILQTILLCCPSALVWHYSLTDSRIKTGSPLDHLPIAPSNLPMPEGNSAFTQQVRAKLREIEQQIKERGQAVEVRWSFDKCQEATAGFTIGRVLHTLEVLDSHSFERSDFSNSLDSLCNRIFGLGPSKDGHEISSDDDAVVSLLCEWAVSCKRSGRHRAMVVAKLLEKRQAEIEAERCGESEAADEKGSIASGSLSAPSAPIFQDVLLQFLDTQAPMLTDPRSESERVEFFNLVLLFCELIRHDVFSHNIYTCTLISRGDLAFGAPGPRPPSPFDDPADDPERKEAECSSSSKLEDPGLSESMDIDHNSSVLFEDMEKPDFSLFSPTMPCEGKGSPSPEKADVEKEVKSLPKEKMEGTLGVLYDQPRHVQYATHFPIPQEESCSHECNQRLVVLFGVGKQRDDARHAIKKITKDILKVLNRKGTAETDQLAPIVPLNPGDLTFLGGEDGQKRRRNRPEAFPTAEDIFAKFQHLSHYDQHQVTAQVSRNVLEQITSFALGMSYHLPLVQHVQFIFDLMEYSLSISGLIDFAIQLLNELSVVEAELLLKSSDLVGSYTTSLCLCIVAVLRHYHACLILNQDQMAQVFEGLCGVVKHGMNRSDGSSAERCILAYLYDLYTSCSHLKIKFGELFSDFCSKVKNTIYCNVEPSESNMRWAPEFMIDTLENPAAHTFTYTGLGKSLSENPANRYSFVCNALMHVCVGHHDPDRVNDIAILCAELTGYCKSLSAEWLGVLKALCCSSNNGTCGFNDLLCNVDVSDLSFHDSLATFVAILIARQCLLLEDLIRCAAIPSLLNAACSEQDSEPGARLTCRILLHLFKTPQLNPCQSDGNKPTVGIRSSCDRHLLAASQNRIVDGAVFAVLKAVFVLGDAELKGSGFTVTGGTEELPEEEGGGGTGGRRQGGRNISVETASLDVYAKYVLRSICQQEWVGERCLKSLCEDSNDLQDPVLSSAQAQRLMQLICYPHRLLDNEDGENPQRQRIKRILQNLDQWTMRQSSLELQLMIKQTPNNEMNSLLENIAKATIEVFQQSAETGSSSGNTASNMPSSNKTKPVLSSLERSGVWLVAPLIAKLPTSVQGHVLKAAGEELEKGQHLGSSSRKERDRQKQKSMSLLSQQPFLSLVLTCLKGQDEQREGLLTSLYSQVHQIVNNWRDDQYLDDCKPKQLMHEALKLRLNLVGGMFDTVQRSTQQTTEWAVLLLEIIISGTVDMQSNNELFTTVLDMLSVLINGTLAADMSSISQGSMEENKRAYMNLVKKLQKELGERQSDSLEKVRQLLPLPKQTRDVITCEPQGSLIDTKGNKITGFDSIFKKEGLQVSTKQKLSPWDLFEGLKPSAPLSWGWFGTVRVDRRVARGEEQQRLLLYHTHLRPRPRAYYLEPLPLPPEDEEPPAPTLLEPEKKAPEPPKTDKPGAAPASTEERKKKSTKGKKRSQPAAKTEDFGMGSGRSGPYGVTVPPDLLHHTNPGSITHVSYRQGPIGLYTQNQPLPAGGPRVDPYRPVRLPMQKLPARPPYPGVLPTTMSGVMGLEPSYKTSVYRQQQPAVPQGQRLRQQLQAKISQGMLGQSSVHQMTTSSSYGLQTSQGYTPYVSHVGLQQHTGPAGTMVPPSYSSQPYQSTHPSTNPTLVDPTRHLQQRPSGYVHQQAPTYGHGLTSTQRFSHQTLQQTPIIGTLTPLSTQGVQAAVRSAAILPEQQQQQPPQQQQQQQQQQQQQQQQQQQQQQQQQYHIRQQQQQQQILRQQQQQQQQQQQQQQQAHQQQQQQQQQQQQQQAAAPPQPQPQSQPQFQRQGLQQTQQQQQTAALVRQLQQQLSNTQPQPNTNIFGRY, encoded by the exons ATGGCGGCCTTCGGGATCTTGAGCTACGAACACCGGCCCCTGAAGCGGCCGCGGCTGGGGCCTCCTGATGTGTACCCTCAAGATCCCAAACAGAAGGAG GATGAACTGACGGCCTTGAATGTAAAACAAGGTTTCAATAACCAGCCTGCTGTCTCTGGGGATGAACATGGCAGTGCCAAGAATGTAAACTTCAATCCTTCCAAG ATCAGTTCCAACTTCAGCAGCATTATTGCAGAGAAGTTGCGTTGTAACACCCTCCCTGACACTGGTCGCAGGAAGCCCCAAGTGAACCAGAAGGACAACTTCTGGCTGGTGACTCCAAGATCCCAGAGTGCCATTAACACCTGGTTCACTGACCTGGCTGGCACCAAGCCACTCACACAACTAGCCAAGAAG GTCCCTATTTTCGGTAAGAAGGATGAAGTGTTCGGATATTTAGCAAAATACACAGTGCCTGTGATGAGGGCCGCCTGGCTCATTAAAATGACCTGTGCCTACTATGCAGCAATCAATGAGACCAAGGTTAAGAAGAGAAATATCATTGACCCCTTCATGG AATGGACTCAGATCATCACCAAGTACTTATGGGAGCAGCTGCAAAAGATGGCTGAATATTACCGGCCGGGGCCTGCAGGCAGTGGGGGCTGTGGTTCCACTATAGGGCCCTTGCCCCATGATGTAGAGTTGGCAATACGGCAGTGGGATTACAACGAGAAGCTGGCCATGTTCATGTTTCAG GATGGAATGCTGGACAGGCATGAGTTCCTGACATGGGTACTTGAGTGTTTTGAGAAAATCCGCCCTGGAGAAGATGAATTGCTTAaactgctgctgcccctgctgcttCGA TACTCTGGGGAATTCGTTCAGTCCGCATACCTCTCCCGCCGCCTTGCCTACTTCTGTACCCGAAGACTGGCCCTGCAACTGGATGGCATGAGCAGTCACTCGGCTCATGTTATGTCTACTCAGTCGACAAGCACACTGCCCACCACCCCTGCTCCTCAGCCCCCAACTAGCAGCACAACCTCTATACCCTTTAGTGACCTGCTTATGTGCCCTCAGCACCGGCCCCTTGTTTTTGGCCTCAGCTGTATCCTTCAG ACAATCCTCCTGTGTTGTCCTAGTGCTCTGGTTTGGCACTACTCGCTGACTGATAGCCGAATTAAGACTGGCTCACCACTTGACCACCTGCCTATTGCCCCCTCCAACCTGCCCATGCCAGAGGGCAACAGTGCCTTTACTCAGCAG GTCCGTGCAAAATTGCGGGAGATCGAACAGCAGATCAAGGAGCGTGGACAGGCAGTTGAGGTTCGCTGGTCTTTTGATAAGTGCCAGGAAGCTACTGCAG GCTTCACCATTGGACGGGTGCTCCATACTTTGGAAGTGCTGGACAGCCATAGTTTTGAGCGCTCTGACTTCAGCAACTCTCTTGACTCCCTTTGTAACCGAATCTTTGGATTGGGGCCTAGCAAGGATGGGCATGAG ATCTCCTCAGATGATGATGCTGTGGTATCACTACTGTGTGAATGGGCTGTCAGCTGCAAACGTTCTGGTCGGCATCGTGCTATGGTGGTAGCCAAGCTCCTGGAGAAGAGACAGGCAGAGATTGAAGCTGAG CGTTGTGGAGAATCAGAAGCTGCAGATGAGAAAGGTTCCATTGCCTCTGGCTCCCTTTCTGCTCCTAGTGCTCCCATTTTCCAGGATGTCCTCCTGCAGTTTCTGGATACACAGGCTCCCATGCTGA CGGACCCCCGAAGTGAGAGTGAGCGGGTGGAATTCTTTAACTTGGTACTTCTGTTCTGTGAACTGATTCGACACGATGTTTTCTCCCACAACATATATACTTGCACCCTCATCTCCCGAGGGGACCTTGCCTTTGGAGCACCTGGTCCTcggcctccctctccctttgatGATCCTGCTGATGACCCAGAGCGCAAGGAGGctgagtgcagcagcagtagcaAGCTGGAG GATCCAGGGCTCTCGGAGTCTATGGACATCGACCATAATTCCAGTGTACTCTTTGAGGATATGGAGAAGCCTGATTTCTCA TTGTTCTCCCCGACGATGCCCTGTGAGGGGAAGGGCAGTCCATCGCCCGAGAAAGCAGATGTTGAGAAGGAGGTGAAGTCACTACCCAAGGAGAAGATGGAAGGAACTCTCGGGGTTCTTTATGACCAGCCGAGGCACGTGCAGTATGCCACACACTTTCCGATCCCCCAG GAGGAGTCATGCAGCCATGAGTGCAACCAGCGGTTGGTCGTACTGTTTGGGGTGGGAAAGCAGCGAGATGATGCCCGCCATGCCATCAAGAAAATTACCAAGGATATCCTGAAGGTTCTGAACCGCAAAGGGACAGCAGAAACTG accaGCTTGCTCCTATTGTGCCTCTGAATCCTGGAGACCTGACATTCTTAG gtggggaggatgggcagaAGCGGCGGCGCAATCGGCCTGAAGCCTTCCCCACTGCTGAAGATATTTTTGCTAAGTTCCAGCACCTTTCACATTATGACCAACACCAGGTCACAGCTCAG GTCTCCCGGAATGTTCTGGAGCAGATCACGAGCTTTGCCCTTGGCATGTCATACCACTTGCCTCTGGTGCAGCATGTGCAGTTCATCTTCGACCTCATGGAATATTCACTCAGCATCAGTGGCCTCATCGACTTTGCCATTCAG CTACTGAATGAGCTGAGTGTAGTCGAGGCCGAGTTGCTTCTCAAATCCTCTGACCTCGTGGGCAGCTACACTACCAGCCTATGTCTGTGCATCGTGGCTGTCCTGCGGCACTATCATGCCTGCCTCATCCTCAACCAGGACCAGATGGCACAGGTCTTTGAGGG GCTGTGTGGCGTAGTGAAACATGGGATGAACCGGTCAGATGGCTCCTCTGCAGAACGCTGTATCCTTGCTTATCTCTATGATCTGTACACCTCGTGTAGCCATTTAAAGATCAAATTTGGGGAGCTTTTCAG CGACTTCTGCTCCAAGGTGAAGAACACAATCTACTGCAACGTGGAGCCATCAGAATCCAATATGCGCTGGGCACCTGAGTTCATGATTGACACTCTGGAGAACCCTGCTGCTCACACCTTCACCTACACAGGGCTAGGCAAGAGTCTTAGTGAGAACCCTGCTAACCGCTACAGCTTTGTCTGCAATGCCCTTATGCACGTCTGTGTGGGGCACCATGATCCCGATAG GGTGAATGACATCGCAATCCTGTGTGCAGAGCTGACCGGCTATTGCAAGTCACTGAGTGCAGAATGGCTGGGAGTACTTAAAGCCTTGTGCTGCTCCTCAAACAATGGCACTTGTGGTTTCAACGACCTCCTCTGCAATGTAGAT GTCAGTGACCTGTCTTTTCATGACTCCCTGGCTACTTTTGTCGCCATCCTCATTGCTCGCCAGTGTTTACTCCTAGAGGATCTGATTCGCTGTGCTGCCATCCCTTCACTCCTTAATGCAG CTTGCAGTGAACAGGACTCGGAGCCAGGGGCCCGGCTTACCTGCCGCATCCTTCTCCACCTTTTCAAGACACCCCAACTCAATCCTTGCCAGTCAGATGGAA ACAAGCCTACTGTAGGAATCCGCTCCTCCTGTGACCGCCACCTGCTGGCTGCCTCCCAGAACCGCATCGTGGATGGAGCTGTGTTTGCTGTTCTCAAGGCTGTGTTTGTACTTG GGGATGCGGAACTGAAGGGTTCAGGCTTCACTGTGACAGGAGGAACAGAAGAACttccagaggaggagggaggaggtggtacTGGCGGTCGGAGGCAGGGTGGCCGAAACATCTCTGTGGAGACAGCCAGTCTGGATGTCTATGCCAAGTACGTGCTGCGCAGCATCTGCCAACAG GAATGGGTAGGAGAACGTTGCCTTAAATCGCTATGTGAGGACAGCAATGACCTACAAGACCCAGTGTTGAGTAGTGCCCAGGCTCAGCGCCTCATGCAGCTCATCTGCTACCCACATCGACTGCTGGACAATGAGGATGGGGAGAACCCCCAGCGGCAGCGCATTAAGCGTATTCTCCAG AACTTGGACCAGTGGACCATGCGCCAGTCTTCCTTGGAGCTGCAGCTCATGATCAAGCAGACCCCAAACAAT GAGATGAACTCCCTCTTAGAGAACATTGCCAAGGCCACAATTGAGGTTTTTCAACAATCAGCAGAGACAGGGTCATCTTCTGGAAACACTGCAAGCAACATGCCCAGCAGCAACAAGACCAAGCCCGTGCTCAG CTCTCTAGAGCGCTCTGGTGTCTGGCTGGTGGCCCCCCTCATTGCTAAACTGCCCACCTCAGTCCAGGGGCATGTGTTAAAGGCTGCTGGGGAAGAATTGGAGAAGGGCCAGCACCTGGGTTCGTCGTCCCGCAAAGAACGTGATCGACAAAAGCAGAAGAG CATGTCTCTGTTGAGCCAGCAGCCCTTCTTATCCCTGGTACTGACATGTCTGAAAGGGCAGGATGAGCAGCGTGAGGGACTCCTTACCTCCCTCTACAGCCAGGTGCACCAG ATTGTTAATAATTGGCGAGATGACCAGTACTTAGATGATTGCAAACCAAAGCAGCTAATGCATGAGGCCCTCAAGCTGCGGCTCAACCTG GTGGGTGGCATGTTTGACACTGTGCAGCGTAGCACCCAGCAAACCACTGAGTGGGCAGTGCTCCTCCTGGAGATCATCATCAGCGGCACTGTCGACATGCAGTCCAACAA CGAGCTCTTCACTACTGTATTGGACATGCTGAGTGTGCTCATCAATGGGACCCTGGCTGCAGACATGTCCAGCATCTCTCAAGGCAgcatggaggaaaacaaacgtgCCTACATGAACCTGGTGAAGAAGCTGCAG AAAGAGTTGGGGGAGCGCCAGTCAGACAGTCTGGAAAAGGTTCGCCAGCTGTTGCCACTGCCCAAGCAAACCCGAGATGTCATCACCTGTGAGCCACAGGGCTCCCTTATTGACACCAAGGGCAACAAGATTACTGGCTTTGATTCCATCTTCAAGAAGGAG GGTCTACAGGTTTCCACCAAACAAAAGCTCTCTCCCTGGGATCTTTTTGAGGGCTTGAAGCCGTCAGCGCCACTGTCTTGGGGCTGGTTTGGAACAGTCCGGGTGGACCGGAGAGTGGCTCGAGGCGAGGAACAGCAGCGCTTGCTGCTCTACCACACACACCTGAGGCCCCGGCCCCGGGCGTATTACCTggagccactgccactgccaccagaAGATGAGGAGCCCCCTGCTCCCACTCTGCTAGAGCCTGAGAAAAAGGCTCCAGAGCCCCCCAAAACTGACAAACCTGGGGCTGCTCCAGCCAGTACTGAGGAACGCAAGAAGAAGTCCACCAAAGGCAAGAAACGAAGTCAGCCAGCTGCCAAGACAGAG GACTTTGGAATGGGCTCAGGACGGAGTGGCCCCTATGGCGTGACAGTGCCTCCAGACCTCCTGCACCATACTAACCCTGGTTCCATAACCCACGTTAGCTACAGGCAGGGCCCCATAGGCCTCTACACCCAGAACCAGCCGCTACCTGCAG GTGGCCCTCGTGTGGACCCATACCGCCCTGTGCGGTTACCAATGCAGAAGCTACCTGCCCGACCACCTTACCCTGGAGTGCTGCCTACAACCATGAGTGGTGTCATGGGACTGGAACCCTCTTACAAGACCTCCGTGTACCGACAGCAGCAGCCTGCAGTGCCCCAAGGACAGCGCCTTCGCCAACAGCTCCAGGCAAAGATA AGTCAGGGGATGTTGGGCCAGTCATCTGTCCACCAAATGACTACTAGTTCTTCCTACGGTTTGCAGACCTCCCAG GGATATACTCCTTATGTTTCTCATGTCGGATTGCAGCAACACACAGGCCCCGCAGGTACCATGGTACCCCCCAGCTACTCCAGCCAGCCTTATCAGAGCACCCACCCTTCTACCAATCCTACTCTTGTAGATCCCACTCGCCACCTGCAACAGCGGCCCAGTGGCTATGTGCACCAGCAGGCCCCTACCTACGGACATGGGCTAACTTCCACTCAAAG GTTTTCACACCAGACACTGCAGCAAACACCCATAATAGGTACCCTGACACCACTGAGCACTCAGGGTGTCCAGGCTGCTGTCCGATCAGCTGCCATCCTGCCtgaacaacagcagcagcagccaccgcagcagcagcagcagcagcagcaacagcagcagcaacagcaacaacagcagcagcaacaacaacagcagcaacagtACCACATccggcagcagcagcaacagcagcaaatCCTACGG caacagcagcagcaacagcagcagcaacagcagcagcaacaacaagcacaccagcagcagcaacagcagcagcagcaacagcagcagcaacaggcagcggctcctccccagccccagccccagtcccagccccag TTCCAGCGCCAGGGGCTTCAGCAGACCCAGCAACAGCAACAGACAGCAGCTTTGGTGCGGCAGCTCCAACAACAGCTCTcca ATACCCAGCCACAGCCCAATACCAACATATTTGGACGCTACTGA